In a genomic window of Pseudoglutamicibacter albus:
- a CDS encoding amino acid ABC transporter permease, which produces MDALAEFWRVLTENSDIYIRGFQMTLWLFVVSGAGSLILGTIVGAMRVSPVPVMRAVGAFYVNAVRNTPLTLILMFFALGYPKLASSDSSILPKLDFVQLAIVGLTLYTATYVAEALRSGINTVPLGQAEAARAVGLTFGQSMTQIILPQAFRATVPPMFSVFIALLKNTTVAAAFGVVEAGTIRQYLSERSEPQLQGLIWVAIIFVALVMILSVVQRYFERKWKVA; this is translated from the coding sequence ATGGATGCGCTAGCCGAGTTCTGGCGAGTACTCACCGAAAATAGCGACATATATATACGCGGCTTCCAGATGACCCTCTGGCTTTTTGTGGTCTCGGGCGCCGGTTCCCTCATCCTCGGCACCATTGTTGGTGCGATGCGGGTCTCCCCTGTGCCTGTGATGCGGGCGGTGGGTGCGTTCTATGTCAACGCGGTCCGTAACACGCCGTTGACGTTGATCCTCATGTTTTTCGCGCTTGGTTACCCCAAGCTCGCATCCAGCGATAGCTCGATTCTGCCTAAGTTGGATTTCGTTCAGCTCGCGATCGTCGGCTTGACGCTCTACACCGCAACCTATGTTGCTGAAGCGTTGCGTTCCGGCATCAACACTGTGCCGTTGGGGCAAGCGGAAGCCGCCCGCGCCGTCGGGCTCACGTTCGGCCAATCCATGACCCAAATCATTTTGCCGCAAGCGTTCCGGGCAACCGTTCCACCGATGTTCTCGGTGTTCATCGCATTGCTGAAGAACACGACGGTTGCAGCGGCTTTCGGTGTGGTCGAGGCCGGTACGATCCGCCAGTACCTCTCCGAACGCTCCGAACCGCAGCTGCAGGGCCTCATCTGGGTTGCCATCATCTTCGTGGCGCTCGTGATGATTCTCTCCGTAGTGCAGCGGTACTTCGAACGTAAGTGGAAGGTGGCATAA
- a CDS encoding amino acid ABC transporter permease, with protein MAASVLYDQPGPRAKVRNRILAVATIVVVAGIVWFIISQFAAAGQFAPQKWAFLQSPRIMQGFIQGAVNTLTAFGLAAVLSLALGFILAVGRLSDHAWVRAIFSFLVETFRAIPLLILMMLLYYGLPTLDIKMTPFTAVVIALTAYNGSVLAEAIRAGVVSLPKGQAEAAYAIGMRKYQVMTLILLPQAVKSMLPVIISQLVVALKDTALGFVITYQELLYQVKLVGNQISFGYPLIPAAMVGAVMYIGLCLILSGVARYAEYRINKQPGTKKARAKMENVQVT; from the coding sequence ATGGCGGCTTCAGTTCTCTACGATCAGCCTGGCCCGCGCGCCAAAGTCCGCAACCGCATCCTGGCGGTGGCCACCATCGTTGTGGTTGCAGGGATCGTGTGGTTCATCATCAGCCAGTTCGCGGCGGCTGGACAGTTCGCGCCCCAAAAGTGGGCGTTCTTGCAGTCGCCACGCATCATGCAGGGCTTTATCCAAGGCGCTGTGAATACGCTGACCGCGTTCGGGCTCGCGGCGGTGCTTTCGCTCGCGCTCGGGTTCATCCTCGCGGTCGGGCGGCTCTCAGATCACGCATGGGTGCGCGCAATCTTCTCATTCCTCGTTGAGACGTTCCGCGCCATCCCGCTGCTGATCCTCATGATGTTGCTGTACTACGGCCTACCAACGTTGGACATCAAGATGACGCCGTTCACCGCCGTCGTGATCGCGTTGACCGCCTACAACGGCTCGGTTCTGGCTGAGGCGATCCGCGCGGGCGTTGTTTCGCTACCGAAGGGTCAGGCGGAAGCCGCGTACGCGATCGGTATGCGTAAATATCAGGTCATGACGCTCATCTTGCTACCGCAGGCCGTGAAGTCGATGCTGCCGGTCATCATCTCCCAGCTCGTGGTGGCGCTCAAGGACACGGCACTTGGTTTCGTGATCACATACCAGGAGCTGCTGTATCAGGTGAAGCTTGTGGGCAACCAGATCTCGTTCGGCTACCCGTTGATCCCTGCAGCGATGGTCGGCGCCGTGATGTACATCGGTTTGTGCCTCATCCTCTCCGGTGTTGCCCGCTACGCCGAATACCGCATCAACAAGCAGCCAGGCACCAAGAAGGCTCGCGCGAAGATGGAGAACGTTCAAGTCACATAG
- a CDS encoding MFS transporter: MTSDNQGFSTVQRHLLVVTLFPMFMTLLSVSIVNVILPSIKHTFEADDSQLQWVVSGYALAFGVLLVAAGRTGDVYGRGRLFVAGLAVFGLGSLLAGLAPNTTVLNIARALTGLGSGALGPQIIGLIQQFFSGSKRGRAFGLFGAVVGVSVAIGPVLGGVLIAVFGAEWGWRASILINVPIAAFAILMSKKWFPAGAWEPVPAADQPAGIQREGVEVSGDRAKADIDPVGITLFGLSVLLVMLPFMEARASAWFWAALPVGLVLLVGWVFWERAYERRGRSPMVDLNLFKTRSFANGTALISVHFTGMPAIWLLVAVYMQNGHGESALAAGSIGLPAAIISAVTSAIAGRHIVRLGRILVLTAQFVVLAGLLGSILVIWMIETWDISVWWLMLPLAFTGGAQGAVISPNQTLTLADVPVQYAGSAGGVMQTGQRVGTAIGLALVTGIVFASVAATGNWDHATMIGFATVFVIGSLATALSMLDLYQSRKERRNRYGA, translated from the coding sequence GTGACTAGTGACAATCAGGGATTCTCTACCGTTCAGCGCCACTTGCTTGTGGTGACGTTATTCCCCATGTTCATGACGCTTCTGAGCGTATCGATTGTCAACGTCATTCTCCCTTCCATCAAGCACACCTTCGAAGCTGATGATTCCCAGCTTCAATGGGTCGTCTCCGGTTACGCGCTAGCTTTCGGTGTGTTGCTGGTTGCGGCTGGCCGGACCGGCGATGTGTATGGCCGCGGCCGCCTATTCGTGGCGGGCCTGGCCGTGTTCGGGCTGGGTTCGCTCTTGGCGGGGCTAGCTCCGAACACTACGGTGCTCAACATTGCCCGCGCACTGACCGGACTGGGCTCCGGTGCACTGGGTCCGCAGATCATCGGGCTGATCCAACAGTTCTTTAGCGGAAGCAAACGCGGGCGCGCGTTCGGCCTCTTCGGCGCAGTCGTGGGTGTCTCCGTGGCGATCGGCCCGGTACTGGGCGGTGTGCTGATTGCTGTGTTTGGCGCGGAATGGGGTTGGCGCGCCTCGATCCTCATCAACGTCCCGATCGCGGCGTTCGCGATCCTGATGTCCAAGAAATGGTTCCCGGCAGGCGCTTGGGAACCTGTTCCCGCAGCTGATCAACCGGCAGGCATCCAGCGTGAGGGCGTGGAGGTTTCAGGTGACCGCGCGAAAGCTGACATCGACCCGGTGGGTATCACCCTGTTCGGTTTGTCGGTATTGCTGGTCATGTTGCCGTTTATGGAGGCCCGCGCCTCCGCGTGGTTCTGGGCCGCGCTGCCTGTAGGGCTCGTGTTGCTTGTGGGATGGGTTTTCTGGGAACGCGCCTATGAACGCCGCGGCCGCTCCCCCATGGTGGACCTCAACCTCTTCAAAACGCGTTCTTTCGCCAACGGCACCGCGCTAATCTCCGTACATTTCACCGGCATGCCGGCCATCTGGTTGTTGGTTGCGGTCTATATGCAGAACGGCCACGGCGAATCCGCGCTCGCGGCCGGCTCAATCGGCTTGCCAGCTGCGATCATCTCCGCGGTGACGTCCGCGATCGCTGGCCGGCACATCGTGCGTTTAGGCCGCATCCTGGTGCTGACCGCGCAGTTCGTGGTGCTCGCAGGCCTGCTCGGGAGCATCCTGGTGATCTGGATGATCGAAACCTGGGACATTTCAGTGTGGTGGCTCATGCTGCCGCTCGCGTTCACCGGCGGCGCCCAAGGTGCCGTGATCAGCCCGAACCAGACCCTCACACTGGCCGATGTGCCAGTCCAGTACGCGGGTTCCGCCGGCGGGGTCATGCAGACCGGCCAGCGCGTCGGCACCGCGATCGGGCTCGCGCTGGTCACGGGTATCGTTTTCGCGAGTGTGGCGGCAACCGGCAACTGGGACCACGCCACAATGATCGGTTTCGCAACCGTGTTCGTGATCGGTTCACTGGCTACCGCGCTCAGCATGTTGGATCTCTACCAGTCCCGGAAAGAACGCCGGAACCGCTACGGGGCATGA